The following proteins come from a genomic window of Vallitaleaceae bacterium 9-2:
- a CDS encoding DUF624 domain-containing protein encodes MKIFDLDGPFQRYGTIVFDVLVLNIVWLLITVFSFGILSGPALTGLYSGMYAGVVSGEGYPFKQFFKRFGKRFLTSLLVGLFTMFFVVVSLFNIFLIWTNQFGSVYILPFYLFVFIEISFISTYAFPLLAHSNLKFLDILKNSFLLANKHLPWTVVASLLNTVAVIVIALIFLGAVELFVFMFFGMGIIVWLNSIIITKKILTQYDNFINVE; translated from the coding sequence GTGAAAATTTTTGATTTAGACGGACCATTTCAACGCTACGGGACGATTGTCTTTGATGTTTTGGTCTTAAATATTGTTTGGCTATTAATTACTGTATTCAGTTTTGGAATATTAAGCGGACCTGCTTTAACCGGCTTGTATTCAGGTATGTATGCAGGTGTTGTATCGGGCGAAGGCTATCCCTTCAAACAGTTTTTCAAACGTTTTGGAAAGCGCTTTTTGACCTCTTTGCTCGTCGGACTATTTACAATGTTTTTTGTTGTTGTAAGTTTGTTTAACATCTTCCTTATTTGGACTAACCAATTTGGAAGCGTGTATATTTTACCTTTTTATCTTTTTGTTTTTATTGAGATTTCATTTATCTCAACATATGCCTTTCCTTTATTGGCACATTCAAATTTGAAATTCCTTGATATCCTCAAGAATTCATTTTTACTTGCTAACAAGCACCTACCTTGGACAGTTGTGGCTTCTTTATTAAATACCGTTGCCGTTATTGTTATTGCACTAATTTTCTTAGGGGCTGTTGAACTGTTTGTCTTCATGTTCTTTGGAATGGGTATTATTGTATGGCTAAACAGCATCATTATTACAAAAAAAATACTTACTCAATATGATAATTTTATCAATGTCGAGTAA